The Prevotella sp. E9-3 genome has a window encoding:
- a CDS encoding SGNH/GDSL hydrolase family protein, which produces MTDHSKWVACWGNATSITNRLEATYAKNLTLRYPIRMPFDGSKLRFRFSNLTGTEPVTLTKVFVNHTPITFGGKTSVSILPGTETESDAIAHAVNMGDVVNVSFYLADFTQMNSGTLITGPLSKGFYAYGDYAEADELPLDLSRRTNWFYFLNTIDVLTAEENRAVVCYGDSITAQSWPDYLAQMAFGSNVAIVRRAVSGTRILRQYDCITYQAYGLKGATRFPIEMKVAGATDVIIQHGINDIIHPVGTDVNPFRPWSDLPTVEEMESGVENIYVGPAKAMGLKVWSGTLLPIYGWRTYNEQREAMRQQFNEWLRTSPIFDGCIDFDAAVRSNEHPKAFADGYDSGDHLHPSERAYEAMARAAQVVVLE; this is translated from the coding sequence ATGACTGATCATAGCAAGTGGGTGGCCTGTTGGGGAAATGCCACCTCTATTACCAACCGTCTGGAGGCCACCTATGCCAAGAACCTAACTTTGCGTTATCCCATCAGAATGCCTTTCGACGGGAGTAAGCTGCGGTTCCGATTCTCTAATCTTACAGGCACCGAACCCGTTACTTTGACAAAGGTGTTCGTGAATCATACACCAATCACTTTTGGCGGCAAGACGAGTGTGAGCATTCTGCCAGGCACTGAGACGGAAAGCGACGCTATTGCCCATGCTGTGAACATGGGCGATGTGGTGAACGTCAGTTTCTATTTGGCCGATTTCACTCAGATGAACAGTGGCACACTTATCACTGGCCCGCTCTCCAAGGGATTCTATGCCTATGGCGACTATGCTGAGGCCGACGAACTGCCCCTCGACCTGAGCCGGCGAACCAACTGGTTCTATTTCCTGAACACCATCGATGTGCTTACTGCAGAAGAAAATAGAGCCGTGGTGTGCTATGGCGACTCAATCACCGCACAGTCGTGGCCCGACTATCTGGCCCAGATGGCCTTCGGATCGAACGTGGCTATAGTGCGGCGGGCAGTGAGTGGTACTCGCATACTACGACAGTACGACTGCATCACCTACCAGGCCTACGGATTGAAAGGGGCCACACGCTTTCCTATAGAAATGAAAGTGGCTGGAGCTACCGATGTAATCATCCAGCATGGCATCAACGATATTATTCATCCTGTAGGAACAGACGTGAACCCCTTCCGCCCATGGAGCGACCTTCCTACAGTAGAGGAAATGGAGAGTGGGGTAGAGAATATCTATGTAGGTCCGGCCAAGGCTATGGGACTGAAAGTGTGGAGTGGAACGTTGCTGCCCATCTATGGTTGGCGCACCTACAACGAGCAGCGCGAAGCCATGCGACAACAGTTCAATGAATGGCTGCGCACATCGCCTATTTTCGATGGATGTATAGATTTCGATGCCGCCGTGCGCAGTAATGAGCATCCCAAGGCTTTCGCCGATGGCTATGACAGTGGCGACCATCTTCACCCCAGTGAGCGTGCCTACGAAGCCATGGCCCGAGCCGCACAAGTGGTGGTGCTGGAATAA
- a CDS encoding Hsp20/alpha crystallin family protein has protein sequence MFQNSWMPTVFEDFFNNDWMPRANSTAPAVNVKESDKAYTMELAAPGIKKEYCRIGINDEGNLTIAIENKQEHKHEDSHRHYLRREFSYSNYEQNYTLPDDVVRDKISAKVEDGILTITMPKTETKEKVTKAIEVS, from the coding sequence ATGTTTCAGAACAGTTGGATGCCAACAGTATTTGAGGATTTCTTTAACAATGATTGGATGCCTCGTGCCAATAGTACAGCACCCGCAGTCAATGTCAAGGAGAGTGATAAGGCCTACACGATGGAACTTGCAGCTCCAGGCATTAAGAAAGAATATTGCCGCATAGGCATCAACGACGAGGGCAACCTCACCATCGCCATTGAGAACAAACAGGAACACAAGCATGAGGACAGTCACCGTCACTATCTGCGCCGTGAGTTCAGTTATTCGAACTACGAGCAGAACTACACACTCCCTGATGATGTGGTCCGCGATAAGATTTCTGCCAAGGTGGAGGACGGCATCCTGACCATCACGATGCCGAAGACCGAAACGAAGGAGAAAGTGACCAAGGCCATTGAGGTGTCATAA
- a CDS encoding secondary thiamine-phosphate synthase enzyme YjbQ, with protein MVQQIEIMLNPKRRGFHLVTSEILSQLPKLPKTGIVNIFTKHTSCGLSINENADPDVRVDMETIFNRLVPENRPEYEHTLEGADDMPAHAKSTLSGVSITIPITEGHLNLGTWQGIYFCEYRNYGGSREIVVTIIGE; from the coding sequence ATGGTACAACAAATTGAGATTATGCTGAATCCTAAGCGGCGCGGTTTCCACTTGGTTACAAGTGAGATTCTGAGTCAGTTACCTAAACTTCCAAAGACGGGTATCGTGAATATCTTCACGAAACATACTAGTTGCGGTCTGAGCATTAATGAGAATGCAGACCCTGATGTACGTGTGGACATGGAAACAATCTTCAATCGCCTGGTGCCAGAGAACCGCCCAGAATACGAGCATACCTTGGAGGGTGCCGACGATATGCCCGCACATGCAAAATCCACGTTAAGCGGTGTTAGCATCACAATCCCCATCACCGAAGGACACTTGAATCTCGGTACCTGGCAGGGCATCTACTTCTGCGAGTACCGCAACTACGGCGGTTCCAGAGAGATAGTAGTAACAATCATCGGAGAATGA